A genomic stretch from Pseudophryne corroboree isolate aPseCor3 chromosome 3 unlocalized genomic scaffold, aPseCor3.hap2 SUPER_3_unloc_13, whole genome shotgun sequence includes:
- the LOC134983343 gene encoding zinc finger protein OZF-like, with product MYMTDMKAEDTEGEEETYVTDIKAEDVEGEEETYVRGDQQCKEEEIPTDISTDGHTSRNITEGHLILSPDCDIKDDSRQDSPGANPITPIKHPALSADPPDPGKCSPDHSDIGASVTALRVDTVFPCSIDAKCFTQNTKRITHQPAKAGERPLICSECGKCFTHKSSLVTHQRSHTGEKAYSCSECRKCFPRKSELVTHQRSHTGEKPYSCSKCGKCFAWKSALVTHQRSHTDEKPYFCSECGKCFASKSNLVTHQRNHIGEKPYSCSQCGNCFASKSYLVTHQKSHRGEKPYSCSECGKCFASKSYLITHQRSHTGEKPYSCFECGKCFAYKSNLVTHQRSHTGEKLFSCSECGKCFTYKSYLVTHQKSHTGEKPYSCTECGKCFALKSDLVTHQRSHTGEKPYSCSECGKCFAWKSNLVTHQRSHTDEKPYFCSECGKCFASKSNLVTHQRNHTGEKPYSCSQCGKCFASKSYLVTHQKSHTGEKPYSCSQCGKCFASKSYLVTHQRSHTGKKPYSCSECGKCFAWKSVLVKHQRFHK from the coding sequence atggacacacaagcaggaatatcacagaaggacatctaattttatccccggattgtgacataaaagatgacagtagacaggattctccaggagctaaccccattaccccaattaaacatccagctctatcagctgatccccctgatcctgggaaatgttctcctgatcactctgatattggtgcatctgttacagctctgagagtagatacagtgtttccgtgttctatagatgccaaatgttttacacagaacacaaagcgtattacccatcagccagctaaggcaggtgagaggccactgatatgttctgagtgtgggaaatgttttacacacaaatcatctcttgttacacatcagagaagtcacacaggtgaaaaggcatattcctgttctgagtgtaggaaatgttttccccggaaatcagaacttgttacacatcagagaagtcacacaggtgagaagccatattcctgttctaaatgtgggaaatgttttgcatggaaatcagctcttgttacacatcagagaagtcacacagatgagaagccgtacttctgttctgagtgtgggaaatgttttgcatcgaaatcaaatcttgttacacatcagaggaatcacataggtgagaagccatattcctgttctcagtgtgggaattgttttgcatcgaaatcatatcttgttacacatcagaaaagtcacagaggtgagaagccatattcctgttctgagtgtgggaaatgttttgcatcgaaatcatatcttattacacatcagaggagtcacacaggtgagaagccatattcctgttttgagtgtgggaaatgttttgcatataaatcaaatcttgttacacatcagaggagtcacactggtgagaagctattttcctgttctgagtgtgggaaatgctttacatataaatcatatcttgttacacatcagaaaagtcacacaggtgagaagccatattcctgtactgagtgtgggaaatgttttgcattgaaatcagatcttgttacacatcagagaagtcacacaggtgagaagccatattcctgttctgagtgtgggaaatgttttgcatggaaatcaaatcttgttacacatcagagaagtcacacagatgagaagccgtacttctgttctgagtgtgggaaatgttttgcatcgaaatcaaatcttgttacacatcagaggaatcacacaggtgagaagccatattcctgttctcagtgtgggaaatgttttgcatcgaaatcatatcttgttacacatcagaaaagtcacacaggtgagaagccatattcctgttctcagtgtgggaaatgttttgcatcgaaatcatatcttgttacacatcagagaagtcacacaggtaagaagccgtactcctgttctgagtgtgggaaatgttttgcatggaaatcagttcttgttaaacatcagcgatttcacaagtga